The genomic window GCGCGAGGAGCAGCACACAGGGCAGCAGATGGCGCAGCGGCAGGCGCCGCCCCGAACGCTTCTGCGAGCTCTTCCGCGAACCCTTCCGCGAGCGCTTGGCGGAGCCTTTCGCCGTACTGGCGGCGGTGCCGTGGGCCGGGCTCTTCGCCGTGCCGTCAGCCGTACTCTCGGCCGTGCCTTCCTCGGCGCTCATCGACGAACGCGGTGAGCGGGTGGGGCGCTGGGCGGCACGCGAGGGCGTGCCGCCGCGCTTGGAGCGGGTCATCAGGCGGGAGTCTCCGGGTTCTGCGGGTCCTGGGGGCTCCGCGGGCTCTGCGGGCTCTCCGACGTCGCCGGGCCGGGCTCGACGGGTGTGGGGGACGCCGGGCCGTAGGCGACGGTGTCCGTGCCGGAGCCCGTCCCCGGGGCGGCGGAGTCCGAGGGTGTCGGCGAGGGCGTGACCGAGGGGCTGGTGTCGACCTTCGGCGGCTCGGACAGGGAGGCCGACGGCACGGGGGTGGCGCTGGCGCTCGGCTTCGGCTGCGGCGGGACGTCGGCACTCGGACCGGCCGAGGGCTTGGCGCTCACGGATGCCTCCGGCGTCCGGGCACGGCCCGACGAGCCGGTCGGGGACTTGGCGCCCGGCGAGGACGTCGCTTCCGTACGACCCCAGCCCGGCCCCGCGTCCGGGACGAGGCCGTCCGCCGCGTCGGACCGGTCGGCCGACTCGGCCGGCAGCGGCGGTGTGTCCACCTTGCCCGCCGGCTTGTCGTGCTTCTGCATCGGCACCGGCAGCCAGGGCGCGTCCGAATTGCCCGACACCAGGGTGCCGACGATGACCACGGCGTACGCCGCGCAGGCCGTGCCGACGGCGATACCGAGCCGCCGGTAGAGGTTCCTGCGCCGCCCCGACTCGTCGACGAAGACCGGCCCGTCGGAGTCGCCGGCACCCGCCGCCGCGTCCTGGCCCGGCCCCTCGTCCACTTCGCGTCCCACACCGTCGAGTTGGACGGTCACCTCATGCGGGTCGTGATGGCGACCGGGCTGATCGGGCTGCTCCCAGGGCGCCGACAGGACACCCGACGCGCCCGGCTCACACCCCGAAGCTCCCGAGGTCCCCGAAGCCCCGTAAGCCCCGGAAGCAGTCGGCTGCTGAGGCACTCCGACACCGGTACTCGACTGCCCGGAGACGCCCGCCCCGTACTCCCGTTCCCCCCGGGACACGGCTCCCGTTCTGCCGACGGCCTCGGGCCAGACCACCTCGTCCTCGGAGCCGCTACCACCACGGCCTCGGCCAGGGCCTTCGCCATCGGTCGGCTGCGGCTGAATGCCCTTGGGCCAGTTCTCGACGTGCACGCACTTCCCCCCACGGGATCGTTCCGGGTGCGTGTTCGATGCCGGGCTGTCGCACTTTCCTGTACCGGACCGGGCCCCCACCCGATCCGGGGCGCCCCGCCCATCACACGCACCCGGGCCCCGAATGTAGGGGTGGGGGAGATGTCTACCTGTGTGATATCAGGTGAAGGTCATCATGATGAGTGCATCTGTGGCCGGAATCCACCCGTCCTCCGGATGTGATAGCCATACTTCCGCCCGCGCCAACGCGACGGCGGCCCGCCGCAACGCGTCGAGTCCGGGATGCGCGAGCCCCTTCCGCCACACCAGCGAGACGGGCGACAGCGGCACGGGATCGACGAGCGGTCGCGACACCGTGCCCGGCATGGGCGGGAAGTCCACCACCGCCAGCACAGGCGTCCTCGTCTTGGCCATGATCCGCTGGAACTCCTCCTCCCCCACGGCCAGCGGGGCGGGCGCCGCGACCTCGATCCCCCGCCCCTCGAACAGCCGCGCCGCCAGTTCCGTCCACTCCGGCGTACGGGGATTGCCGGCCCCCGCGTACACGCTCTCCCCCGCGAGTTCCGCCAGCGGTACGGCGTCCAGCGCGGCCAGCCGGTGGTCCTCGGGCAGGATCACGGTCATCGGCTCGTACCGCACGGGCTGCTGTTCGAGCCGCGCCCGCACCGCCGGATCGAGCCCCGCGAACCTCCCGAACGACACGTCCAGCCGCCCCGCGAGAATCTCGGCCGCCGCATACGTCAGCCCGCTCTCGTACCGCGCCATCAACTCCAGCTCCGGCGCGAGCTCACGGGCCCGACGCAGCACCCGCACCCCGGTGGCCAGCCCCGGCGAATTCAGATCCACCAACAGGGGCCGGACCTGCCGAAACGCGGTCACCAACTCCTCCTGCGCCTCCAACACCCGCCGCGCGTAAGGCACCAGCCGCTCCCCGTCAGCCGTCAACACCACCTGCCGAGTCGTCCGCACGAACAGTTCCGTGCCCAACTCCCGCTCCAGCCGCCGCACATCCCGACTCAGGGCCTGCTGAGCGACGTAGAGCCGGGCGGCGGCCCGGGTGAAGTGCAGTTCTTCGGCGACGGCGAGAAAGGCGCGGAGGAGACGGGGTTCAGGCACCCCGGGAACTTACAACCGAAGTGCGTGAATGACCACGGAGTAGGTGTTGGACGGTGGATCACCACCCGGGCGACGGTGAACACATGCCGACTCCCCCGCCCGAGAGGGCCCACTCCCCCCTGCTCACAGTGACGGCGGACACGCTGGTGGCAGCGGACTTCACCGCTCGTCGCAGGCCAGGGCCCGCGCCCCTTGGGGAGCGCGGGGAACCGCGCGACCAGCCACCACCGAACCGCACCCGCCGAACAACAGACGCCCCCGGGCTCCCAGGCGCCACAACCCCCTACCGCGCCCTCTTCCACACGCCGGGCACCCTCCGCTTCACCGCCGCGGGCGTCCTCGCCCGCCTCCCCATGGGCATGTTCAGCATCAGCGCCATCCTCATGATCGCCGGCTCCAGGGACTCGTACGCCCTGGCCGGCGCAGTCGTGGCAACCGGCCTCGCCGCAACCGCACTCGTCGCCCCCTGGACCGCCCGCCTGGTGGACCGCCACGGCCAGGCCCGAGTGGCGGTCCCCGCCACCGCACTCGCGTTCCTGGGCAGCCTCGCCCTGATCACCTGTGTCCACTGGAACGCCCCCGACTGGACCCTCTTCGCCTCCTACGCGGCCACCGCCACCGCCCCCAACACCGGCGGCATGTCCCGAGCCCGCTGGGCCCACCTCCTGAAGGACGACCCGGCAGCCCTCCACACCGCCAACTCCTTCGAACAGGCCGTGGACGAGCTCTGCTTCATGCTCGGCCCGGTCATCGCGGCCTTCCTCTGCACCACCCTGTTCCCCGAGGCCGGCACCCTCATCGGCGGCCTCCTCTGCATGACCGGCGTACTGGTCTTCGCCACCCAACGCGCCACGGAACCGCCCCCCACCGGCCGTACGACCACGAAGTCCCCCCTCCGTGCCCCCGGCATCCCGCCCCTCCTCGCCGTCTTCCTCGCCACCGGCGCGGTCTTCGGCTCCCTGGAGGTCGTCACCATCGCCTACGCGGACGCCCGGGGCCACCCCTCGGCGGGAGGCGTGATCCTCGGCCTGCAGGCGGCGGGGTCCTGCGCGGCGGGCCTGGCCTATGGCGCCCTACGGGTGACAGGCCCCGCGGAACGCCGCTTCCGCTGGTGCCTGGCGGCGATGACGACCCTGATGGCCCTCCCCTGGCTCACCGCCACCGCCACCGGCTCCCTCCTGCTCCTCGCCCCGTCCCTCCTCCTCGCCGGCATGGCCACCGCCCCCACCATGGTCACCGCCATGTCCCTCATCCAACGCCGCACCCCCGAGGGCCGGTTGAACGAGGGCATGACGCTCGCCGTCACCGGCCTGCTCGGCGGTATCGCGGGCGGATCGGCACTCGGCGGCTGGGTGGTGGAACACGGACCGGGATCCGGGTCCGGCACGGCGGGCTTCGGGGTGCCGGTGGCCGCGGCGGCCCTGGCCCTGCTGATCGCCTCGGCACAGCGCACCGCCGGACGCACCGCCGTTCGACCCGCCGAACCCCCGACGAATTCCCGTCCGTCCCATTGACGCGCCCTTAGCCCGCCCTTACCTTCCGTCGAAGCGCTTCGACGTCACGCATCGAAACGATTCGACCACGCCGTTCGACGACCGTCGTACGGCCGCCGCGTGACGTCCCGAGAACCATCCGACTCCCTTGGAGGCACAGGATGTCAACGGTACGAAGGCGTGTGGCGGCGGTGGCGGCGGGGGCCCTGAGCGGGGTCCTGCTGCTGGCCTCCTGCGGCGACGCGGAGAGCGGTTCCTCCGACGGCAAGACCCTTCGCCTGTGGCACTACGAGAGCCCCGACAGCGCGATGGGCGTGGCCTGGAACGCGGCGATCGAGGAGTTCGAGAAGACCCACCCGGGCGTGAAGGTCGAGTTCGAGGAGAAGGGTTTCGAACAGATCCGGAAGACCGCCCCGATGGTCCTCAACTCCTCCGACGCGCCCGACCTCATGGAGTACAACAAGGGCAACGCCACCGCCGGACTCCTTTCCAAGCAGGGGCTCCTCACCGACCTCACCCCGGAGGTCACCGAGCGCGGCTGGGACAAGAAGCTCAGCGCCGGCGTCCGTACCACCAGCCAGTACGACGCCAAGGGGGTCATGGGCTCCGGCAACTGGTACGGCGTGCCGAACTACGCCGAGTACACGATGGTCTTCTACAACAAGGACCTCTTCGAGAAGCACGGCATCGAAGAGCCCACCACCCTCGCCGAACTCACCGCCGCCATGGACAAGTTCGTCGACGCGGGCATCACCCCGCTCGCCAACGCCGGCGCCGAGTACATGGCACAGCAGTACCTGTACCAGCTGGCGCTGAGCAAGGCGGACCGCGCGTGGGTGGACTCGTACGAGCTGTACGAGGGGAAGACGGACTTCCATGACGCCGCGTGGACGTACGGGGCGGAGACCTTCGCCGACTGGGTGGAGAAGGGGTACATCAGCGAGAAGTCGACGGGCACGAAGTCCGAGGACGCGGGCGTCTCCTTCATCCAGGGCAAGGCGCCGATCCTGTTCTCGGGGAGCTGGTGGTACGGCCGGTTCAGGGCGGAGAACACGTTCGACTGGGGCACCTTCCTGTGGCCCGACACGAACCTCACGCTCGGCTCCGGCGGCAACCTCTGGGTCGTCCCGAAGGGCGCGAAGAACAAGGAACTCGCCTACGACTTCATCGACATCACCATGTCGGAGAAGATCCAGAACCTGCTCGGCAACGAGGGCGGGGTCCCGGTCGCCGCCGACCCCGCCGCCATCACCGACGCGCGGGCCAAGGACCTGATCGCGGACTTCAACACCCTCTCCGACGGGGACGGACTGGCCTTCTATCCCGACTGGCCCGCCCCCGGCTTCTACGACGTCCTCGTCTCCGAGACCCAGAAGCTGATCACCGGCAGCGCGGACCCGGACGCGTACCTGGACGCGATCGGTGAGGCGTACGAGAAGGACGTACCGGAGCAATGACGGCGACCGTCGAACGGGGGTCGGCGGTGGGCAAGGAGGGCCACGCCGGCCGCCCGCACCACCGCGACCGCCGCCGCCCCGGTGACTCGTACGCGCTGTTCCTCCTCCCCGGCGCCCTCGCCTTCTTCGCCGTCGTCATCGTGCCGTTCCTGATGAACACGGGTGTGAGCTTCACCGACTGGCAGGGGGTCGGCGGCCCGGAGTGGTCGGGGCTCGCCAACTACCGGGAGCTGATGGGCGATGCGGACTTCTGGGCGTCGTTCCGGCACAGCCTGTTCATGGTGGTCGCCATGGCCGCCGTACCGACCGCGCTCGGACTGGTCCTGGCCGCCGCCCTGTTCGACCACGTCGGCAAGCACTTCGGCAGCCGGGTCACCGCCGTCCTGCGCGCCTGCTTCTATCTCCCCCAGGTGCTGCCGATCGCGGTCGCGGGCATCGTCTGGAGCTGGATCCTCGCCCCCGAGAACGGCTCGCTCAACGAGTTCCTCAAGGCCGTCGGCCTCGGCTCCTGGCAGCAGGACTGGCTCGGCGACCCGGGCCTCGCCCTGTGGACCGTGATGGGCGTGATGGTGTGGGTGCAGCTCGGCTTCCCGCTGGTCGTCTTCATGGCGGGGCTGCAACGCGTCGACCCGGCGCTGTACGAGGCCGCCGAGCTGGACGGCGCCGGCTGGTGGCGCCGCTTCCGGCACATCACGCTGCCGCAGATCCGGCCCGAGATCCATGTGGTCCTGCTGTGGTGCACGATCGCCGCGCTCAAGGTGTTCGGCGCGGTGTACGTCCTGACGAAGGGCGGCCCCGGCGGCGCCACCGACGTCCCGTCCTACTTCTCCTTCACCACGTTCTTCGAGAAGACCCAGGTCGGCTACGGCGCCGCGATCTCCACCGTCCTCACCGTGATCATCCTCGCCCTGGCCCTGATCGGCCTGAGGCTCCAGACGCGCGCCGAGGACGCCGAGGAGGGAACACGCGTATGACCGCCCTCCGCCGCTACCCGGTCCTCGTGGCCCTCGGCGTCGCCGCCCTCTTCATGATCGTCCCGTTCCTGATCGTGGCCGTGAACGCGGTCAAGTCCCCGGCCGAGTACTCCCAGAACGGCCCCCTGAGCCTCCCCGACGGCCTCTACCTGGACGGGCTGAAGGACTTCTGGGAGCGCGTGGACTACAGCCAGAAGCTGCTCAACTCCGTGCTGATCAGCGGCTCGGTGGCGGTGCTGGCCGTTGTTCTGTCGGTCCTCAACGCGTACGCGATCGGCATCGGCCGGCTGCGGGGCCGTACCTGGATCCTGGCCTTCTTCGTGCTCGCGAACATGCTGCCGCAGGAGGCGCTGGTCTACCCGGTCTACTTCCTGTCCAAGGAAGCCGGCATCTACGACACCCGCCTCAGCGTGGTCATCGTCTTCACGGTCATCCAGGCGGCCTTCGGCACGTATCTGCTCGCCTCGGTCCTCGGGCGGTTCCCCCGCGAGATCGTCGAGGCGGCCCGGATCGACGGCGCCACCAAGTGGCAGGTCCTGTGGCGGATCGTCGTCCCCGTCAGCCGCCCCACCCTCGGCGTGCTCCTCGTCTTCTTCTTCGTCTGGACCTGGAACGAGTTCCTGCTCCCCCTGGTCATGCTGATCTCCAACGACAACCAGACCGTCTCGGTGGCCCTCGGCGTCCTCCAGGGCCAGCGCCTGATGGACGCCACGATGACCAACGCGGCGGCCCTGCTCGGCCTGCTCCCCGCCCTCGTGTTCTTCCTCCTCTTC from Streptomyces sp. DSM 40750 includes these protein-coding regions:
- a CDS encoding LysR family transcriptional regulator; protein product: MPEPRLLRAFLAVAEELHFTRAAARLYVAQQALSRDVRRLERELGTELFVRTTRQVVLTADGERLVPYARRVLEAQEELVTAFRQVRPLLVDLNSPGLATGVRVLRRARELAPELELMARYESGLTYAAAEILAGRLDVSFGRFAGLDPAVRARLEQQPVRYEPMTVILPEDHRLAALDAVPLAELAGESVYAGAGNPRTPEWTELAARLFEGRGIEVAAPAPLAVGEEEFQRIMAKTRTPVLAVVDFPPMPGTVSRPLVDPVPLSPVSLVWRKGLAHPGLDALRRAAVALARAEVWLSHPEDGWIPATDALIMMTFT
- a CDS encoding carbohydrate ABC transporter permease; protein product: MTATVERGSAVGKEGHAGRPHHRDRRRPGDSYALFLLPGALAFFAVVIVPFLMNTGVSFTDWQGVGGPEWSGLANYRELMGDADFWASFRHSLFMVVAMAAVPTALGLVLAAALFDHVGKHFGSRVTAVLRACFYLPQVLPIAVAGIVWSWILAPENGSLNEFLKAVGLGSWQQDWLGDPGLALWTVMGVMVWVQLGFPLVVFMAGLQRVDPALYEAAELDGAGWWRRFRHITLPQIRPEIHVVLLWCTIAALKVFGAVYVLTKGGPGGATDVPSYFSFTTFFEKTQVGYGAAISTVLTVIILALALIGLRLQTRAEDAEEGTRV
- a CDS encoding ABC transporter substrate-binding protein, translated to MSTVRRRVAAVAAGALSGVLLLASCGDAESGSSDGKTLRLWHYESPDSAMGVAWNAAIEEFEKTHPGVKVEFEEKGFEQIRKTAPMVLNSSDAPDLMEYNKGNATAGLLSKQGLLTDLTPEVTERGWDKKLSAGVRTTSQYDAKGVMGSGNWYGVPNYAEYTMVFYNKDLFEKHGIEEPTTLAELTAAMDKFVDAGITPLANAGAEYMAQQYLYQLALSKADRAWVDSYELYEGKTDFHDAAWTYGAETFADWVEKGYISEKSTGTKSEDAGVSFIQGKAPILFSGSWWYGRFRAENTFDWGTFLWPDTNLTLGSGGNLWVVPKGAKNKELAYDFIDITMSEKIQNLLGNEGGVPVAADPAAITDARAKDLIADFNTLSDGDGLAFYPDWPAPGFYDVLVSETQKLITGSADPDAYLDAIGEAYEKDVPEQ
- a CDS encoding MFS transporter, yielding MPTPPPERAHSPLLTVTADTLVAADFTARRRPGPAPLGERGEPRDQPPPNRTRRTTDAPGLPGATTPYRALFHTPGTLRFTAAGVLARLPMGMFSISAILMIAGSRDSYALAGAVVATGLAATALVAPWTARLVDRHGQARVAVPATALAFLGSLALITCVHWNAPDWTLFASYAATATAPNTGGMSRARWAHLLKDDPAALHTANSFEQAVDELCFMLGPVIAAFLCTTLFPEAGTLIGGLLCMTGVLVFATQRATEPPPTGRTTTKSPLRAPGIPPLLAVFLATGAVFGSLEVVTIAYADARGHPSAGGVILGLQAAGSCAAGLAYGALRVTGPAERRFRWCLAAMTTLMALPWLTATATGSLLLLAPSLLLAGMATAPTMVTAMSLIQRRTPEGRLNEGMTLAVTGLLGGIAGGSALGGWVVEHGPGSGSGTAGFGVPVAAAALALLIASAQRTAGRTAVRPAEPPTNSRPSH
- a CDS encoding carbohydrate ABC transporter permease, whose translation is MTALRRYPVLVALGVAALFMIVPFLIVAVNAVKSPAEYSQNGPLSLPDGLYLDGLKDFWERVDYSQKLLNSVLISGSVAVLAVVLSVLNAYAIGIGRLRGRTWILAFFVLANMLPQEALVYPVYFLSKEAGIYDTRLSVVIVFTVIQAAFGTYLLASVLGRFPREIVEAARIDGATKWQVLWRIVVPVSRPTLGVLLVFFFVWTWNEFLLPLVMLISNDNQTVSVALGVLQGQRLMDATMTNAAALLGLLPALVFFLLFQRTLTRGIAVGAVK